From the Plasmodium vivax chromosome 5, whole genome shotgun sequence genome, one window contains:
- a CDS encoding hypothetical protein (encoded by transcript PVX_089440A), with the protein MVLLKKKLLLRKPLLKRLLRKPLLKRLLRKPLLKRLLKKLLKNVPKKRSL; encoded by the coding sequence ATGGTCCTTCTAAAGAAGAAGCTCCTTCTAAGAAAGCCCCTTCTAAAAAGGCTCCTAAGAAAGCCCCTTCTAAAAAGGCTCCTAAGAAAGCCCCTTCTAAAAAGGCTCCTAAAAAAGCTcctaaaaaatgttcctaAAAAACGCTCCCTCTAA
- a CDS encoding RAD protein (Pv-fam-e) (encoded by transcript PVX_089445A) — MFALKMHSSSLLFIASFLALLSGLPQNGLHSPDGSHLPDLQSKGCPRNLVETAPILNCPNRRKNGPAVGEKNAVRASACGGRRTIRVDRSGADKNISNDRSEPNKNASLNVGALKRDIGPIENAKRKAAGASGSAKAKLTRSHPKAEPKMECPHPNEEPKMECPHPNEEPKMECPHPNEEPKMDCSHPNAEAKMDCSHPNGEKKDVSSAECIADGGSELPFGCTEEEMKKELTRNQLIDLTDSCGWFVLDKKLVYLSFHHHKRQLTRTYYGMMNKLRGVLNDLAEEHGMPEEEKEKCWEECRKELIQKMKDLDQFCQKSSDTFLKKKYIWRLDFDFFLTRYYMEWDNVMKENAKKWPSVWLKRVKDRGLLREAVPIGEASKKAV, encoded by the exons aTGTTCGCTTTGAAAATGCACAGTTCCTCCCTCCTTTTCATCGCTTCCTTCTTGGCTCTGTTAAGTGGTCTCCCACAg AATGGTTTGCACTCACCAGATGGTAGCCACCTGCCAGATTTGCAGTCAAAAGGATGCCCAAGAAATCTTGTTGAGActgcccccattttgaattgcCCTAATAGAAGAAAGAATGGCCCTGCCGTTGGGGAAAAGAACGCGGTCCGCGCGAGTGCAtgcggaggaagaagaactaTCCGCGTGGATCGAAGCGGAGCGGACAAAAACATTTCCAATGATAGGAGCGAACCGAACAAAAACGCCTCGCTGAATGTAGGCGCTCTGAAGAGGGACATCGGCCCGattgaaaatgcaaaaaggaaagcggCAGGTGCAAGCGGAAGCGCTAAGGCGAAACTGACCCGATCGCACCCAAAGGCGGAGCCCAAAATGGAATGCCCTCACCCAAACGAGGAGCCCAAAATGGAATGCCCTCACCCAAACGAGGAGCCCAAAATGGAATGCCCTCACCCAAACGAGGAGCCCAAAATGGACTGCTCTCACCCAAACGCGGAGGCAAAGATGGACTGCTCTCACCcaaatggcgaaaaaaaagacgtgTCGAGCGCCGAGTGCATCGCAGACGGCGGGAGCGAACTCCCATTTGGGTGCACCGaggaggaaatgaaaaaggagctAACGAGAAACCAATTAATTGACCTTACCGATTCCTGTGGCTGGTTTGTACTCGACAAAAAACTGGTGTACCTCTCCTTCCACCACCACAAAAGGCAATTAACGAGGACGTATTACGGCATGATGAATAAGCTACGGGGCGTACTTAACGATTTGGCTGAAGAACACGGAATgccagaagaagaaaaagaaaagtgcTGGGAGGAATGCAGGAAGGAGCTAATTCAAAAGATGAAAGATCTGGACCAGTTTTGCCAAAAAAGCTCagacacatttttaaaaaaaaaatacatatggAGACTAGactttgatttttttttaactcgcTACTACATGGAGTGGGATAATGTCATgaaggaaaatgcaaagaaGTGGCCCAGCGTTTGGTTGAAAAGAGTAAAAGATAGGGGTCTGCTCAGGGAAGCGGTGCCCATTGGAGAGGCGTCAAAAAAGGCAGTATGA
- a CDS encoding RAD protein (Pv-fam-e) (encoded by transcript PVX_089450A) translates to MGKTRFTVPLFLALFHALLPNTRGAHTEGPSAELRLCSRCRCALSEECQQSASSAYRTDLGARGSGNACEERQSKVVKRRKEVAKGAAKVEAKETTKPRNKPREKSPVQPRSESPAKPRPKSPVKPRKKAPPIPTPKATAEVAAEVTAEETAEQTAAQTAEQTAAPTDGEAEKCPLPYGCKEEDFTLEITTKEQLTHLISRLGWVITQRKAYIGYFYFMQYMRGSFKLLETNLWNLLQETAVKNNISEKIKKKMWEPCKNTLTREQNKLEKESLKNFSNFMLERSFSVSFIEKMLYAKETNKYIYMRYYDEHLGNDAKAWYDVLEQQEKFWTSRLSYEANCHHTAAIR, encoded by the exons atggGCAAGACGAGATTTACCGTACCGCTGTTTCTCGCCCTGTTCCACGCCCTCCTACCG AACACCCGGGGAGCACACACGGAGGGGCCCTCCGCAGAATTGCGTCTGTGCAGCAGATGTAGATGCGCTCTCTCGGAGGAGTGCCAGCAGAGCGCGTCCTCTGCCTATCGAACTGATCTGGGCgcgagggggagcggcaacgCGTGTGAGGAGCGCCAGTCGAAGGTGGTCAAGAGGCGCAAGGAGGTAGCAAAGGGGGCAGCCAAAGTGGAAGCAAAGGAGACAACCAAGCCGAGAAATAAGCCGAGAGAAAAATCGCCAGTCCAGCCGAGATCCGAATCGCCAGCCAAGCCGAGACCCAAATCGCCAGTCAAGCCGAGAAAAAAAGCGCCACCAATACCGACGCCCAAAGCTACTGCTGAAGTGGCTGCCGAGGTGACTGCCGAGGAGACCGCTGAACAGACCGCCGCCCAAACCGCCGAACAGACTGCCGCCCCGACCGATGGCGAAGCGGAAAAGTGCCCCCTACCCTACGGGTGCAAGGAGGAGGACTTCACCCTCGAAATCACAACCAAAGAGCAGCTGACCCACCTGATCTCCAGACTAGGGTGGGTCATAACACAGAGGAAGGCATACATAGgctacttttattttatgcaaTATATGAGGGGCTCCTTCAAACTGTTGGAGACCAACCTGTGGAACCTCCTTCAAGAAACAGcagtgaaaaataatatttcggaaaaaataaaaaaaaaaatgtgggaGCCTTGCAAAAACACACTAACTAGGGAACAAAACAAATTAGAAAAAGAGTCtctaaaaaatttttcaaattttatgCTCGAGAGGAGCTTCTCTGTGTCCTTTATAGAGAAAATGCTTTACGCTAAGGAGACCAAcaagtatatttatatgcgtTACTATGATGAGCATTTGGGGAATGACGCCAAGGCGTGGTATGACGTTCTGGAGCAGCAGGAGAAGTTCTGGACCAGTAGGCTGTCCTACGAGGCGAACTGCCATCATACGGCAGCCATACGGTAG